The Cyclobacteriaceae bacterium genome includes a region encoding these proteins:
- a CDS encoding PRC-barrel domain-containing protein codes for MKVLDKDLEVENQTGENHTGKRPNTPVRFLTATTIIGDKVYDKHDQSIGDVKDIMLNLEDGTIEYVVIEFGGFLGIGEKFFAVPFKALQLDTDRHAFILDQTRDVLENAPGFDKDHWPETNSHAMRSSSTYWGGFMGPNTGSVPY; via the coding sequence ATGAAAGTCCTTGATAAAGACCTGGAGGTAGAAAACCAGACAGGTGAAAACCATACCGGAAAACGTCCTAATACTCCTGTTAGATTTTTGACGGCAACAACAATCATCGGAGATAAAGTATATGATAAGCATGATCAAAGCATTGGTGATGTAAAAGACATCATGTTAAATCTCGAAGATGGAACAATAGAATATGTTGTTATCGAGTTCGGTGGTTTTTTAGGAATTGGCGAGAAGTTCTTTGCTGTTCCATTTAAGGCCCTGCAACTTGATACAGATCGTCACGCATTTATTCTGGATCAGACCCGCGATGTATTGGAAAATGCCCCCGGTTTTGACAAAGATCACTGGCCGGAAACAAACTCTCATGCAATGAGATCATCCTCTACGTACTGGGGTGGCTTCATGGGCCCGAACACAGGATCTGTTCCGTATTAA
- a CDS encoding peptidase, with protein MKKISVLILWVFILVLGCKDNDSINSSNPNNVVPADFLSNSNYDKLIVEIQYVNGFQPSAATVNNLTAFLQARLNKSSGITVVQSEIASPGKSVYLDADIQSNENLHRTQKTSGKTLTAYFFFADGEYSGSTGNSKILGIAYGSSSMAIFEKSIKDLSGGVSQPSVATLESTVVLHEFGHILGLVNRGTPLKSAHQDANGKHCTDTNCLMYFSVDTSDAVANLLGGNIPELTTGCLDDLRSNGGK; from the coding sequence ATGAAAAAAATTTCAGTATTGATTTTGTGGGTCTTTATCTTAGTCCTTGGCTGTAAGGACAATGACTCCATCAACTCCTCCAATCCGAATAATGTAGTGCCTGCGGATTTTCTTTCAAATAGTAATTATGATAAGCTCATCGTGGAGATTCAATATGTAAACGGATTTCAACCATCAGCAGCAACAGTCAATAACCTTACAGCTTTTTTACAGGCGCGATTGAATAAATCATCTGGGATTACTGTCGTTCAAAGTGAAATTGCTTCTCCCGGAAAATCAGTTTATTTAGATGCTGATATTCAAAGCAATGAAAACCTGCACCGGACCCAGAAGACTTCCGGTAAAACACTCACAGCGTATTTCTTCTTTGCCGACGGAGAGTATTCCGGAAGTACAGGAAATTCAAAAATATTAGGCATCGCCTACGGCAGTTCTTCCATGGCGATTTTCGAAAAAAGCATTAAAGATCTCTCAGGTGGCGTGTCGCAACCTTCCGTTGCAACTCTTGAGAGCACAGTCGTCCTTCATGAGTTTGGGCATATTCTCGGTTTAGTCAACCGGGGAACTCCTTTGAAGTCCGCCCATCAGGATGCAAATGGTAAACACTGTACCGACACGAATTGCCTCATGTATTTTTCTGTTGATACAAGTGATGCTGTGGCGAATCTCCTGGGGGGAAATATCCCGGAGCTTACCACTGGTTGCCTTGATGATCTGAGAAGCAACGGCGGGAAATAG
- a CDS encoding FtsX-like permease family protein: MLSNFFKTALRNILKNKAYSLINFIGLTSGLALALLIITYVRSEMNYDKFQEKSERLYRLSYTVPNGLLLAATPPPIAPVMTEFFPEVETAARMYNRNASISRGEGNNAVSFEEGGIYFADSAIMKMFTFQFISGNPQRALKDPFTVLINEEMAIKYFGKEDPLGETLVFGGRNSFKVAGVVKNFPESSHIRFNMLIPYDNMYDMETHETAERLRTNLATNFVISHSYTYVLLKPGATSEGVDKNMPEFLKKYSPPNRIIGQKFTLMPVLDIHLKSNLQLEPRPTNSMNTIFIFIAIGTLTLLIAAINYINLSTAQSFVRIKEIGIRKILGSGRAQLISQFLSESFLFCLIAVVLSYGVFYMTLPLLNQFTNKQLVFVEAVDVQLIGSSFLLLVLITLLAGGYPAYFVSNFNSISSIKGGGRDSITGNQFLRKSLVVFQLMIACMLLSGSLMLMKQMNFINDLPLGFQKEHIINVPLNSQNLNAIFARADSTFKTRVQTFRDRIESHAGVVKTSISSVTPGLGAVYRGAIPEGFTKEDNLFVANMSVDVDFIDTYGMKMLAGRGFEKDFPSDEKTAFVVNETAVKEFKWLSAENAIGKTIDREGKKGKVIGVVKDFNITTITQSISPVILEIEPNQWNTVSIRFENENVASTMDDIKKEWNLLFSEKSFQFTFLDQQLDQQYSNYQNFGKIIQSFTLIAILISCLGVYGLVLFVVQRKVKEIGVRKVVGASMGGILKLIYSDFIWLLLIGFALAVPVSYFFINQWLDNFIFHTEIDLMTFVISLVLVMLVVMATISYHAIKAAMANPVLSLRSE, translated from the coding sequence ATGCTCAGCAACTTCTTCAAGACCGCCCTGCGCAACATTTTAAAGAACAAAGCTTACTCGCTGATCAACTTTATAGGACTTACCTCCGGTCTTGCACTCGCGCTGTTGATCATAACATATGTTCGCAGTGAAATGAACTATGATAAGTTCCAGGAAAAATCAGAAAGACTTTATCGTCTGAGCTATACTGTTCCCAATGGTTTATTGCTGGCGGCAACACCTCCGCCAATTGCTCCTGTTATGACGGAATTTTTTCCTGAAGTGGAAACAGCTGCACGCATGTATAATCGTAATGCCAGCATATCCAGAGGTGAAGGCAACAACGCTGTCTCCTTTGAGGAGGGTGGAATTTACTTTGCGGATTCTGCTATTATGAAAATGTTCACGTTCCAGTTCATTTCAGGAAATCCTCAGCGTGCTTTGAAAGATCCCTTCACAGTGCTGATCAATGAGGAGATGGCGATTAAATATTTTGGTAAGGAAGATCCATTAGGTGAGACACTTGTGTTTGGAGGAAGAAATTCTTTCAAGGTGGCAGGTGTTGTAAAGAATTTTCCTGAAAGCTCTCACATTCGCTTCAATATGCTGATTCCATATGATAACATGTATGATATGGAAACCCATGAAACGGCTGAAAGATTGAGAACAAATCTTGCAACAAATTTTGTCATCAGTCATTCTTATACTTATGTTCTTTTAAAACCAGGAGCGACTTCAGAAGGTGTGGATAAGAACATGCCGGAGTTTCTTAAAAAGTACAGTCCACCCAACAGGATCATCGGTCAGAAGTTTACGCTCATGCCGGTATTGGATATTCATTTGAAATCCAATCTGCAACTGGAGCCACGGCCTACCAACTCCATGAATACTATTTTCATTTTTATAGCGATCGGTACCCTGACATTGCTGATTGCAGCCATTAATTATATCAATTTGTCAACAGCGCAGTCTTTTGTGCGCATCAAAGAGATTGGTATCCGGAAGATACTGGGTTCAGGCAGAGCTCAATTGATTTCCCAGTTCCTCTCTGAAAGCTTTTTGTTTTGCCTGATTGCCGTTGTCCTGTCGTATGGAGTATTCTATATGACACTGCCATTGCTGAATCAGTTCACCAACAAGCAACTCGTTTTTGTGGAGGCAGTGGATGTCCAATTGATCGGATCATCTTTTCTTTTGCTTGTATTAATCACACTGCTGGCAGGAGGATATCCTGCATACTTTGTTTCAAACTTCAATTCAATATCATCAATTAAAGGAGGAGGCAGGGATTCAATTACCGGCAATCAGTTTCTGAGAAAGTCTTTGGTGGTCTTTCAATTAATGATCGCATGCATGCTCCTTTCGGGATCATTGATGCTGATGAAACAAATGAATTTCATCAACGATCTGCCACTGGGATTTCAAAAGGAACACATCATTAATGTTCCATTGAACAGTCAGAATCTCAATGCCATTTTTGCGAGAGCGGACAGTACATTTAAAACAAGAGTCCAGACATTCCGTGACCGGATTGAATCACATGCAGGAGTCGTTAAGACTTCTATTTCTTCGGTGACGCCTGGCCTGGGTGCAGTTTACCGTGGTGCAATTCCGGAAGGATTTACAAAAGAGGATAATTTATTTGTTGCAAACATGTCTGTTGACGTTGACTTCATAGATACATATGGAATGAAAATGTTAGCGGGCAGAGGATTTGAGAAGGATTTTCCTTCAGACGAGAAGACTGCTTTCGTTGTTAATGAAACGGCAGTAAAAGAGTTCAAATGGTTAAGTGCTGAGAATGCAATAGGAAAGACTATCGACAGAGAAGGAAAGAAGGGTAAGGTAATTGGTGTTGTGAAGGATTTTAATATCACAACGATCACTCAATCCATCTCGCCCGTCATCCTGGAAATAGAACCCAATCAATGGAATACCGTCAGCATCAGGTTTGAAAATGAGAATGTCGCCTCTACCATGGATGACATTAAGAAAGAGTGGAATCTTTTATTCTCTGAGAAATCATTTCAATTCACTTTTCTCGACCAGCAACTGGACCAGCAGTATTCAAACTATCAGAATTTTGGAAAGATCATTCAAAGCTTTACTCTCATTGCAATTCTTATTTCATGCCTGGGAGTTTATGGATTGGTCTTATTTGTTGTTCAGAGAAAAGTAAAAGAGATCGGTGTCAGAAAGGTAGTAGGAGCGAGCATGGGTGGAATATTAAAGCTCATCTATTCTGATTTTATCTGGCTGCTATTGATAGGATTTGCTCTGGCAGTTCCGGTATCTTATTTTTTCATAAATCAGTGGCTCGATAATTTCATTTTCCATACTGAAATAGACCTGATGACATTTGTTATCAGTTTGGTTTTAGTCATGTTGGTTGTGATGGCGACGATCAGCTATCACGCGATTAAAGCCGCGATGGCAAACCCCGTGTTGTCCTTGAGGAGCGAGTAA
- a CDS encoding Ig-like domain-containing protein — translation MRIHCIQIFLIILFASFTSCQTGKSKTVSVVWKNNKAVAIAIPLSYLKDSEDPTKHLAVQLIKSEQPTNVLGEFTISNDQVLFEPLVPLTRNLEYDILFHNESVATVAIPPSDAPAPELLSLYPTQDTIPENLLKIYLRFSQPMEEGHSLSFVTVLKNDRDTMKGTFLDLQPELWSNDGTMLTLWLDPGRIKRELIPNLKLGAPLITDQHYTLLISGNWKSKEGILLKSSHRKEFITTLRDDQSPQIKQWTSIVPAVASIDPLTINFKESLDYGLLNDAVLITDERNTSINGTITISNEERTFQFVPETQWKPGNYSITFESRLEDLSGNNLDHPFDRDLKVNAEVGERNGVFKMSFTIR, via the coding sequence GTGCGAATCCATTGCATTCAAATTTTCCTGATCATTCTTTTTGCTTCTTTCACTTCGTGCCAAACCGGCAAATCAAAAACCGTATCTGTTGTCTGGAAGAATAATAAAGCTGTAGCGATTGCTATTCCTTTATCTTATCTGAAGGATTCTGAAGATCCAACGAAGCATCTGGCGGTTCAATTAATAAAATCTGAACAACCAACCAATGTACTGGGTGAGTTTACGATCAGTAATGACCAGGTTTTATTCGAGCCGTTGGTTCCCCTGACACGCAACCTTGAGTATGATATTCTCTTCCATAACGAATCGGTTGCGACTGTAGCAATTCCTCCCAGTGATGCACCTGCTCCTGAATTGCTTTCTCTTTATCCAACACAGGATACCATTCCTGAAAATCTATTAAAGATCTATCTCAGATTTTCTCAACCGATGGAAGAGGGGCACTCACTCTCCTTTGTAACAGTGCTGAAGAATGATCGCGACACCATGAAGGGAACATTTCTTGACCTTCAACCAGAACTCTGGAGTAATGATGGAACGATGCTTACCCTTTGGCTGGATCCCGGTAGAATAAAAAGAGAACTGATTCCAAATTTAAAGTTAGGCGCCCCACTGATTACCGATCAACATTATACATTACTGATTTCAGGTAACTGGAAAAGCAAGGAAGGCATCTTGCTGAAATCGTCCCATCGAAAGGAATTTATAACCACGTTGCGGGATGATCAATCTCCACAGATAAAACAATGGACTTCAATTGTGCCTGCGGTAGCATCCATCGATCCTTTGACGATCAATTTCAAAGAGTCACTTGATTATGGATTGCTCAATGATGCTGTATTAATAACTGACGAAAGAAATACATCGATCAATGGTACGATCACTATTTCCAATGAAGAAAGAACATTTCAGTTTGTTCCTGAAACCCAGTGGAAGCCGGGAAACTATAGTATTACTTTTGAAAGCAGACTTGAGGACTTATCAGGAAATAATCTGGATCATCCCTTTGACCGCGACCTGAAAGTCAATGCAGAGGTGGGGGAGAGAAATGGGGTATTTAAGATGTCGTTTACAATTCGTTAA
- a CDS encoding DinB family protein, protein MKKSFILFAAIAMMLIIDQSSFAQTLKTVLNDQLKNTHTNKDWFVPVNVALEGVTAEQAMWKDGSGNHSIGQLAYHLWFWNERQLAKFKGEKESAFNGNNEETFDAFDKNTWAQTVSKLDKVLTDLEKIIQSADDAKLKTWAPIIANISAHNAYHTGQIVFVRKLQKSWDPEKGVK, encoded by the coding sequence ATGAAAAAATCATTCATTCTTTTCGCAGCCATTGCAATGATGCTGATCATCGATCAATCTTCATTCGCTCAGACGTTAAAGACTGTTCTTAATGACCAGCTTAAAAATACGCACACAAACAAAGACTGGTTCGTTCCGGTAAATGTTGCGCTGGAAGGTGTCACGGCTGAACAGGCGATGTGGAAAGATGGAAGCGGCAATCATTCGATCGGTCAGCTGGCCTATCATTTATGGTTCTGGAATGAACGGCAGCTTGCAAAATTCAAAGGTGAAAAGGAATCTGCCTTCAATGGAAATAATGAAGAGACCTTTGATGCTTTTGATAAAAACACCTGGGCTCAGACGGTTAGCAAGCTTGATAAGGTTTTGACAGACCTTGAAAAAATCATTCAATCTGCCGACGACGCGAAATTGAAAACCTGGGCACCCATCATTGCGAATATCAGTGCCCATAATGCCTATCACACCGGCCAGATCGTCTTCGTGCGGAAGCTCCAGAAATCCTGGGATCCTGAAAAAGGTGTGAAATAG
- the lepA gene encoding elongation factor 4, with protein sequence MENIRNFCIIAHIDHGKSTLADRLLEFTGTVTGREMQAQVLDNMDLEREKGITIKSHAIQMSYKLDGKEYTLNLIDTPGHVDFSYEVSRSIAACEGALLIVDAAQGIQAQTISNLYLALDHDLEIIPVLNKIDLPSAMPEEVTDQIVELIGCDRNTVIKASAKEGVGIEDILKAVVRRVPPPKGDPNAPLQAMIFDSVFNSFRGIEVYYKVVNGTIRKNDLIKFVNADKEYGADEIGVLKLDKHPRNEISAGNVGYLISGIKVAKEVKVGDTITLVKNPGEAIKGFEDVKPMVFAGIYPVDTHEFEELRASMEKLQLNDASLVWEPETSAALGFGFRCGFLGMLHMEIIQERLEREFNMTVITTVPSVKFKATLTNGKLIEINAPSEMPDPTTMNMIEEPYITAQIISKSEFIGAIIGLCMDKRGIIKNQVYLTSDRVELSFEMPLAEIVFDFFDKLKTISKGYASLDYHLIGYRESDMVKLDVQLNGDKVDALSAIVHRAKAYDWGRRLCEKLKELIPRHMFEVAIQATIGQKIIARETVSAMRKNVLAKCYGGDISRKRKLLEKQKKGKKRMRQVGNVEIPQEAFMAVLKLDQ encoded by the coding sequence ATGGAGAACATTCGCAATTTTTGCATCATAGCACATATTGACCACGGTAAAAGCACGCTGGCTGACCGGCTTTTGGAATTTACGGGTACCGTTACGGGCCGTGAAATGCAGGCTCAGGTGCTCGATAATATGGATTTGGAGCGCGAAAAAGGAATTACCATTAAATCCCACGCGATCCAGATGTCATACAAGCTGGATGGCAAGGAATACACCCTTAACCTGATCGATACTCCCGGACACGTTGATTTTTCCTATGAGGTTTCCCGTTCAATTGCCGCTTGTGAAGGCGCTCTTCTGATCGTTGACGCCGCACAGGGAATCCAGGCTCAAACGATCTCCAATCTTTACCTGGCACTGGATCACGATCTTGAGATTATCCCGGTATTGAATAAGATCGATCTTCCTTCGGCAATGCCGGAAGAAGTGACAGATCAGATTGTAGAATTGATCGGTTGTGACCGTAATACGGTTATCAAAGCCAGCGCAAAAGAAGGTGTTGGTATTGAAGATATTTTAAAAGCGGTGGTAAGGCGTGTTCCTCCTCCAAAGGGAGATCCGAATGCACCTCTGCAGGCAATGATCTTTGACTCAGTCTTTAATTCCTTCCGTGGAATTGAAGTTTATTATAAAGTTGTCAACGGAACCATCCGCAAAAACGATCTCATCAAATTTGTCAATGCTGATAAAGAGTATGGTGCTGATGAGATTGGTGTATTGAAGCTTGACAAGCATCCACGTAATGAGATCAGCGCCGGTAACGTAGGCTATCTTATTTCCGGAATCAAGGTTGCCAAGGAAGTGAAAGTAGGAGATACGATCACGTTGGTGAAGAATCCCGGAGAAGCGATCAAAGGTTTTGAGGATGTGAAGCCAATGGTGTTTGCCGGAATCTATCCGGTAGATACTCATGAGTTTGAAGAGCTTCGTGCTTCCATGGAAAAACTTCAGCTGAATGATGCATCATTGGTGTGGGAACCAGAAACATCAGCAGCGTTGGGATTTGGATTCCGATGCGGATTCCTTGGAATGCTTCACATGGAGATCATTCAGGAACGTCTTGAGCGCGAGTTCAACATGACGGTGATCACGACGGTGCCTTCTGTAAAGTTCAAAGCAACTCTTACGAATGGCAAGTTGATTGAGATCAATGCACCATCAGAGATGCCGGATCCAACAACCATGAATATGATCGAGGAGCCGTACATCACAGCACAGATCATTTCCAAATCTGAATTTATCGGAGCGATCATCGGCTTGTGTATGGACAAACGTGGTATCATCAAGAACCAGGTGTATCTGACGTCTGATCGTGTTGAGTTAAGTTTTGAAATGCCGTTGGCAGAGATTGTATTTGATTTCTTTGATAAGCTTAAAACAATTTCCAAAGGGTATGCCTCATTGGACTATCACCTGATTGGTTATCGCGAATCAGACATGGTAAAGCTTGATGTTCAGTTGAACGGAGATAAGGTAGATGCGCTTTCTGCCATCGTTCACCGCGCAAAAGCTTATGATTGGGGAAGAAGACTTTGTGAAAAGCTCAAGGAACTTATTCCACGTCACATGTTTGAAGTTGCCATCCAGGCTACGATCGGTCAGAAGATCATTGCCCGTGAAACGGTAAGCGCGATGCGCAAGAACGTATTGGCAAAATGTTATGGTGGAGATATTTCGCGTAAGCGCAAATTGCTGGAAAAGCAGAAGAAGGGTAAGAAACGTATGCGACAGGTCGGTAACGTAGAGATACCACAGGAGGCATTTATGGCAGTACTTAAATTGGATCAATAA
- a CDS encoding bifunctional 5,10-methylenetetrahydrofolate dehydrogenase/5,10-methenyltetrahydrofolate cyclohydrolase yields the protein MTDTKTYTLIDGRKVASEIKKEIAEKVIERKQAGKKIPHLAFILVGDDGASQTYVDNKVKACKDAGYHYTMMRFADTISEEKLAKHITAVNNDEDVDGFIVQLPLPSHISVERITDKIRPDKDVDGFTNRNFGSIISKVPLLMPATPFGVMELLRRYDIQTEGKNCVVVGASRIAGAPLSMMLVEQGRATVTICNKYTENLKQYTLNADILLVAVGKPGLITADMVKEGAVVIDIGTTKVDDPAKPNGFSIKGDVDFKNVAPKASFITPVPGGVGPMTIASLLLNTLRATELRHP from the coding sequence ATGACTGACACAAAAACCTATACTCTCATTGATGGTCGCAAGGTAGCCTCTGAAATTAAAAAGGAGATTGCTGAAAAAGTGATTGAGCGAAAACAGGCAGGGAAGAAGATCCCTCACCTTGCTTTCATTCTGGTGGGCGATGATGGTGCTAGTCAGACATATGTTGATAATAAAGTGAAAGCGTGTAAAGACGCAGGGTATCATTATACCATGATGCGCTTTGCCGACACGATCTCAGAAGAGAAACTTGCAAAGCATATCACCGCTGTAAATAATGATGAGGATGTCGATGGATTTATTGTTCAGCTTCCTTTGCCATCACATATTTCTGTAGAGCGCATCACCGATAAGATCCGTCCTGATAAGGATGTGGATGGATTTACCAACAGAAATTTCGGAAGCATTATCTCCAAGGTGCCATTGCTTATGCCGGCCACTCCGTTTGGAGTAATGGAGTTGCTTCGTCGATATGATATTCAGACGGAAGGAAAAAATTGTGTCGTAGTGGGAGCCAGCCGGATCGCTGGTGCTCCGTTGAGCATGATGCTGGTGGAGCAAGGTCGTGCGACAGTTACCATCTGCAACAAGTACACGGAGAATCTGAAGCAATACACGTTGAATGCAGATATTCTGTTAGTGGCTGTTGGAAAGCCGGGACTCATCACGGCTGATATGGTAAAAGAAGGTGCTGTGGTAATTGATATTGGCACAACCAAAGTTGATGATCCGGCAAAGCCCAATGGATTCAGTATTAAAGGTGACGTTGATTTCAAGAACGTTGCTCCGAAAGCTTCCTTCATCACACCTGTTCCCGGTGGCGTAGGTCCCATGACCATCGCTTCATTGTTGTTGAATACCTTGCGTGCCACTGAACTGCGCCATCCTTAA
- a CDS encoding radical SAM protein: MEDFYTIQGEGSYQGYAAYFLRLGGCDVGCVWCDVKESWPADAHPKVSVEEMIGRVRAAGAPLAVITGGEPAMHDLKSLTSALKSAGIRTHIETSGAYPLTGEWDWVCLSPKKFKAPHASVYSSANELKIIVFNKSDFDWAEKEASKVSDSCILFLQPEWSKEKEMLPLIIDYVKNHPRWRISLQVHKYMNIP, from the coding sequence ATGGAAGACTTTTATACCATTCAGGGAGAAGGGTCTTACCAGGGCTATGCTGCTTATTTCCTGAGGCTGGGAGGTTGTGATGTGGGTTGTGTCTGGTGTGATGTAAAAGAGTCATGGCCAGCAGATGCACATCCAAAAGTTTCTGTTGAAGAAATGATCGGTAGAGTCAGGGCTGCAGGCGCTCCATTGGCAGTCATCACAGGCGGTGAACCAGCGATGCATGACCTGAAGAGTTTAACCAGCGCACTCAAATCTGCAGGAATAAGAACTCATATTGAAACTTCCGGTGCTTATCCATTAACCGGTGAGTGGGATTGGGTTTGCCTGTCTCCTAAAAAATTCAAGGCACCACATGCTTCTGTTTATTCCTCAGCCAATGAATTGAAGATCATAGTCTTTAATAAAAGTGACTTTGATTGGGCTGAAAAAGAGGCAAGTAAAGTATCGGATTCTTGTATTCTGTTTTTGCAGCCTGAATGGTCAAAGGAAAAAGAAATGCTCCCCCTGATCATTGATTATGTAAAGAATCATCCACGCTGGAGAATATCCCTTCAGGTTCATAAGTATATGAACATTCCTTAA
- a CDS encoding aminodeoxychorismate synthase component I, whose amino-acid sequence MNQQEFSNTLNTWGRDRVPFLFFIDFEMEKPVAFPLTGIDPDLIQYNFQGFTNSKTKEKLKDLTFGKVPMSLEEYQERFDKVMLHLNRGDSFLTNLTICTELKTNSDLADLFHASHAKYKIYYNDQFVCFSPESFIQIKDNKIFSFPMKGTIDASVENAEQVILADKKELSEHITIVDLIRNDLSQVADRVEVSRFRYVEELKTHDKTLLQISSEVTGHLTGDYWSRIGDMLISLLPAGSVSGAPKPRTLEIIREAEAEKRGYYTGVCGYFDGTSLDSCVMIRFVEKINDSLYYRSGGGITAQSSVISEYKEAIEKIYVPID is encoded by the coding sequence TTGAATCAGCAGGAATTTTCAAACACACTGAATACATGGGGACGGGATCGAGTCCCTTTTCTGTTTTTTATAGATTTTGAAATGGAAAAGCCCGTTGCTTTCCCTCTTACTGGAATTGATCCGGACCTCATTCAATACAACTTTCAGGGATTCACGAATTCTAAGACAAAGGAAAAGTTAAAGGATCTGACCTTCGGCAAAGTTCCTATGTCACTTGAGGAATATCAGGAGCGCTTCGATAAAGTGATGCTTCATTTAAATAGGGGGGATTCATTTCTTACGAACCTGACAATCTGCACAGAGCTGAAGACGAACTCTGATCTTGCTGACTTGTTTCATGCATCTCACGCGAAGTATAAGATCTATTATAATGATCAGTTTGTCTGCTTTTCTCCTGAATCATTCATTCAGATAAAAGACAATAAGATATTTTCGTTTCCAATGAAGGGGACGATAGATGCCTCTGTGGAGAATGCTGAACAGGTCATTCTTGCCGATAAAAAAGAATTGTCAGAACACATTACGATTGTGGACCTGATCAGGAATGATTTGAGCCAGGTAGCGGATCGTGTGGAGGTATCAAGATTCAGATATGTTGAGGAATTGAAGACGCACGACAAAACTTTGTTGCAGATAAGCTCAGAAGTAACTGGTCATCTAACGGGTGATTACTGGAGTAGAATAGGCGATATGTTGATCAGTCTCTTGCCAGCAGGTTCTGTTAGTGGTGCTCCAAAACCGAGGACCCTGGAGATCATTCGGGAAGCTGAAGCAGAGAAACGTGGTTACTATACAGGAGTTTGTGGTTACTTTGACGGAACAAGCCTTGATAGCTGTGTCATGATCAGATTTGTTGAAAAGATCAATGACTCTTTATATTACAGAAGTGGTGGTGGAATCACTGCACAAAGTTCTGTTATCAGTGAGTACAAGGAAGCAATAGAAAAAATCTATGTCCCAATTGATTGA